The following proteins are co-located in the Spirochaetota bacterium genome:
- a CDS encoding CaiB/BaiF CoA-transferase family protein — MLPLENIKVLDLSQSAAGPFCTMILGDMGAEVIKVEPLIGDAFRPILGGAWSMILNRNKRSLALNLKTDEGKEIALKLAKEADIFLEAFTPGTIAKLGLGYDVVSAINKRIIYCSLSGYGQSGPYSSRAGYDVCSQAECGIMAATGEPEGGFVRIGTSAIDYGTGMFALIGMLLALRVRDETGKGQQIDVSLFDTGVTWMNYWFAHYALTGKNPPRLGSGHEFATPYQVFQTKDKPLFIGVASDKAFIEFCKEVGLDEILEDPKFNNIFSRLVNRDELTQIVQERVKQFTREEMIQKLDPYGVPYAPVNTISEVAEDPHIKSRENLIDMDTEKGRIKVPGMAVRLSETPGRVARPSPRIGEHTEEILTELGYTEDAVKQLRDKKIIL; from the coding sequence ATGTTACCTTTGGAAAACATAAAGGTTCTCGATTTATCACAATCTGCTGCTGGGCCCTTCTGTACTATGATCCTTGGTGATATGGGAGCTGAGGTGATAAAGGTTGAGCCGTTAATAGGTGATGCCTTTCGACCTATTCTGGGCGGGGCATGGTCAATGATACTCAATCGAAATAAGCGGAGTCTGGCTCTAAACCTGAAGACAGATGAAGGGAAGGAGATAGCCCTAAAACTTGCAAAGGAAGCAGATATATTTCTGGAGGCCTTTACACCTGGAACGATTGCCAAATTAGGTTTAGGCTATGACGTTGTGAGCGCCATCAATAAGAGGATAATCTACTGTTCTCTGTCCGGTTATGGACAGAGTGGTCCCTATAGTTCCAGAGCTGGTTATGATGTTTGCAGCCAGGCGGAGTGCGGTATTATGGCTGCTACAGGAGAGCCAGAGGGTGGTTTTGTGAGAATAGGCACATCAGCCATAGATTATGGCACTGGCATGTTTGCACTCATAGGAATGCTGCTTGCCCTAAGGGTGCGTGATGAGACGGGTAAGGGTCAGCAGATTGATGTATCACTCTTCGATACTGGTGTAACCTGGATGAATTATTGGTTTGCACACTATGCCTTGACTGGGAAGAATCCACCCAGGCTTGGTTCTGGTCATGAGTTTGCAACGCCATATCAGGTCTTTCAAACAAAAGACAAACCTCTTTTCATAGGCGTTGCCAGTGATAAAGCATTTATTGAATTTTGCAAAGAAGTGGGATTGGATGAAATACTGGAGGACCCAAAATTCAATAATATTTTTAGCAGATTAGTGAACAGGGATGAGTTAACACAGATTGTTCAGGAAAGGGTGAAGCAATTCACAAGGGAGGAGATGATACAGAAGCTTGATCCCTATGGAGTGCCTTATGCTCCGGTTAACACCATTAGTGAAGTCGCAGAAGATCCTCATATAAAGTCGCGAGAAAACTTAATAGATATGGATACAGAGAAGGGAAGGATTAAGGTTCCAGGGATGGCAGTTCGACTTTCTGAAACACCCGGAAGGGTGGCGCGTCCATCTCCCCGTATTGGAGAGCACACTGAAGAAATCCTTACTGAACTCGGTTATACAGAAGATGCAGTTAAGCAGTTGAGAGATAAAAAGATTATCCTTTGA
- a CDS encoding serpin family protein gives MRRMSKYLNLVVLLFILFCVRCSDESKSTDLPIIESPPFQIQRSSLNRDLSPDVSEGDFSELIDGNTQFVLDLYAQLQSEEGNLFYSPYSISIALAMTYAGARGNTEMEIAETLNFTLPQTRLHTAFNKLDLTLANSEGATENDFILSVANSLWGEQTYSFLEGFLDVLALNYGAAMYLLDFINNPDESRQIINTWIEDQTNGKITDFLKPGIVTKSTRLVLTNAVYFYGKWIYQFDEENTSTEIFSLLDESQVNVSMMKQEEYFSYADGEGYQAVELPYEGKDAGMLIIMPDAGTFETFEQNLDTQTLSDITNNLELRNIDLKMPKWEFKSEFSFKDTLKDMGMNDAFLPDTADFSGIDGSFDLFIGNVVHKAFVSVDEFGTEAAAATAVVFEFTSQPSEPVIIHINRPFIFLIRDFQTGTILFIGRVLNPAE, from the coding sequence ATGAGAAGAATGTCCAAATATTTAAATCTTGTTGTGTTATTATTCATTCTCTTTTGTGTAAGATGCTCAGATGAATCAAAATCCACTGATTTGCCAATTATTGAATCTCCTCCTTTTCAGATTCAGCGTTCAAGTTTAAACCGTGATCTTTCACCTGATGTGTCGGAGGGTGATTTTTCCGAACTTATCGATGGCAACACACAATTTGTCCTGGATCTATATGCTCAACTCCAAAGCGAAGAAGGAAATTTATTCTATTCACCATATAGCATTTCGATTGCTCTTGCAATGACCTATGCAGGGGCGCGGGGAAATACTGAGATGGAGATTGCAGAAACTCTCAATTTTACACTCCCGCAAACAAGATTACACACTGCATTCAATAAACTTGACCTTACACTTGCTAATTCTGAGGGTGCTACTGAAAATGACTTTATTTTATCTGTCGCAAATTCTCTCTGGGGAGAGCAAACGTATTCATTCTTAGAGGGTTTTTTAGATGTACTTGCCCTTAATTATGGCGCAGCCATGTATCTGCTCGATTTTATCAATAATCCAGATGAATCTCGCCAGATAATAAACACATGGATTGAGGATCAGACAAATGGAAAGATTACAGATTTCCTGAAACCTGGTATTGTCACTAAGTCTACTCGTTTAGTGTTGACCAATGCTGTTTACTTTTATGGAAAATGGATTTATCAATTTGATGAAGAAAATACCTCTACAGAAATTTTTTCTCTTCTTGATGAATCACAGGTAAATGTGTCTATGATGAAACAGGAGGAGTATTTTTCATATGCTGATGGAGAGGGATATCAGGCTGTTGAGCTTCCCTATGAGGGCAAAGACGCAGGCATGCTTATCATTATGCCTGATGCTGGTACATTTGAAACATTTGAGCAGAATCTTGACACTCAGACATTGTCTGATATTACAAACAACCTGGAGCTTAGAAATATTGATCTCAAAATGCCTAAATGGGAATTCAAATCTGAGTTTTCTTTTAAAGATACTCTAAAAGATATGGGAATGAATGATGCTTTTTTACCTGATACGGCAGACTTCTCAGGTATTGACGGATCTTTCGATCTTTTTATAGGCAATGTAGTTCATAAGGCCTTTGTATCTGTGGATGAATTTGGTACAGAGGCAGCGGCAGCTACAGCCGTTGTTTTTGAGTTTACATCTCAGCCTTCTGAACCTGTGATAATCCATATTAACAGGCCATTTATATTTTTGATAAGGGATTTCCAAACCGGAACAATCCTCTTTATTGGGCGGGTATTGAATCCAGCAGAATAG
- the purM gene encoding phosphoribosylformylglycinamidine cyclo-ligase, with protein sequence MGLTYKDSGVDINRGKSFVDKIKPLLRSTFSNRVITDIGGFSSLFSASFDQMKEPVLVSGTDGVGTKLKIAQMMNIHNTIGIDAVAMCVNDIITSGARPLFFLDYISCGRLNESLLVEVVNGIAEGCKIADCSLIGGETAEHPDVMDPNEYDIAGFSVGVVDRVNIINGAEIKKGDIIVGLKSSGIHSNGYSLLRKLFFEIKQFDVDTFFPDLSGTLGEALLIPTRIYSKGILNCIDHKVRLKGIIHITGGGFYENIPRILPEGLSAKIDRSYLEIPAIFNLVQREGEIEDREMYSTFNMGIGMMLVVDRDDEGKTIELLQESEESAIVIGEIVKDKDEQVIIA encoded by the coding sequence ATGGGACTAACGTATAAAGATTCAGGTGTTGATATTAACAGGGGTAAATCCTTTGTTGATAAGATCAAACCCCTCCTAAGGTCGACCTTCAGCAACAGGGTAATAACCGATATTGGCGGATTTAGCTCCCTCTTTTCTGCCTCTTTTGACCAGATGAAGGAGCCAGTCCTTGTATCCGGAACCGACGGCGTTGGCACAAAGCTGAAGATTGCTCAAATGATGAACATCCATAACACAATCGGAATTGATGCAGTCGCTATGTGTGTTAATGACATTATAACCTCTGGGGCAAGACCCCTCTTCTTTTTGGATTATATATCCTGCGGAAGGTTGAACGAGTCACTGCTTGTGGAGGTTGTTAATGGAATTGCAGAGGGCTGCAAAATAGCTGACTGCAGCCTTATAGGCGGGGAGACTGCTGAGCACCCAGATGTAATGGATCCCAATGAATATGATATTGCTGGATTTTCCGTTGGAGTTGTTGACAGAGTAAATATAATAAACGGGGCTGAGATAAAAAAGGGAGACATTATTGTTGGATTAAAATCATCGGGCATACATTCAAATGGTTACTCCCTTTTAAGAAAATTATTTTTTGAAATAAAACAATTTGATGTAGACACATTCTTTCCGGATTTATCCGGGACGCTTGGTGAGGCCTTATTGATCCCCACTAGAATCTACAGCAAGGGGATTCTCAATTGTATTGATCATAAGGTCAGGCTTAAGGGAATTATTCACATTACAGGCGGTGGTTTCTATGAAAATATTCCAAGGATTCTCCCTGAAGGCCTTTCAGCAAAGATCGACAGATCCTATCTTGAAATCCCTGCAATCTTTAACCTGGTACAGAGGGAAGGAGAGATTGAAGATAGGGAGATGTATTCCACTTTTAATATGGGAATCGGCATGATGCTTGTTGTAGATAGGGATGATGAAGGCAAGACAATTGAACTCCTTCAAGAATCTGAAGAGTCGGCCATTGTTATAGGTGAGATTGTGAAAGACAAGGATGAACAGGTTATTATAGCTTGA
- a CDS encoding TlpA disulfide reductase family protein — protein MKRLIIILIMIAIFVPVGNEVYSKDKTAPGFALFNMDGKLIRLSSLLAKGPIILDFWASYCKPCIREMPQLIEMEKRYKRKKNVRLVLINIDKEGKKKASQILKKLKIKNECLLDIYQMTIKKYSPTLKVPAVFLIDRKGRITFQAIGESKEVLNGLERAIVRLN, from the coding sequence ATGAAAAGGTTGATTATTATTCTGATTATGATCGCCATATTTGTCCCAGTTGGGAATGAGGTATACTCAAAAGATAAGACAGCTCCGGGATTCGCTCTTTTCAATATGGATGGGAAACTAATCAGATTGTCGTCTCTTCTTGCCAAGGGGCCAATAATTTTAGATTTCTGGGCCAGTTATTGTAAACCCTGCATAAGGGAGATGCCTCAATTGATTGAAATGGAGAAGAGGTATAAGAGAAAAAAGAATGTTAGGTTGGTCCTGATCAATATTGATAAGGAAGGGAAGAAAAAGGCATCTCAAATATTGAAAAAGCTAAAGATTAAAAATGAATGTCTTCTGGACATATACCAAATGACCATAAAAAAATATTCTCCCACATTAAAGGTGCCAGCGGTTTTCCTTATCGATAGAAAAGGGAGAATCACCTTTCAGGCAATTGGGGAGAGCAAAGAGGTGCTAAATGGGCTCGAAAGGGCTATAGTCAGATTGAACTAG
- a CDS encoding bifunctional anthranilate synthase component II/anthranilate phosphoribosyltransferase — protein sequence MILLIDNYDSFTYNLKQYLMELNQKIEVFRNDAISLDEIERFSPSHIVISPGPGRPENAGISVDVVKRFSGKIPILGVCLGHQSIAYAFGAQIVYAKKLMHGKVSKIGHDNKGIFEDIPNNFEATRYHSLAVDRETLPDVLEISAESEDEDIMGVRHRYDLTEGIQVHPESILTQEGKKILKNFLEFKYMKQAEGSLIKEAIKTVIAKGDLSEDVAVPVINEIMEGNATEAQIASFITALRLKGETIEEITAFAKVMREKSIKIESASQDFVDTCGTGGDESGSFNISTAAAFVAAGSGVRVAKHGNRSVSSKAGSADLLEEGFNIKIDLSPHDIAKCIDEVGIGFLFAPKLHPAMKYAIGPRREIGIRTVFNILGPLTNPARASYQMMGVYSQDLVEKLASVLKNLGLKRGFVVSSDDGLDEVSISSPTLVAHIDENGVDMNRFSPEDVGYTFDDIGSIKGGNALDNANIIRKILKGERDSRRNIVCLNAGFAIAACKNIPIPEGVKMAEEAIDSGSALKKLEELVEFTNSLNL from the coding sequence ATGATCCTGTTAATAGACAATTATGACTCCTTTACCTATAATTTAAAGCAATATCTTATGGAACTCAATCAAAAGATTGAGGTTTTCAGAAATGACGCAATAAGTCTTGATGAGATAGAAAGATTCAGTCCATCCCATATTGTAATATCCCCGGGTCCGGGCAGACCTGAGAATGCTGGAATTAGCGTTGATGTTGTAAAGAGATTTTCCGGAAAGATACCAATACTTGGTGTTTGCTTGGGGCATCAATCAATAGCTTATGCCTTTGGCGCACAGATAGTATATGCCAAAAAGCTGATGCATGGAAAAGTAAGTAAGATCGGTCACGATAATAAAGGAATATTTGAGGATATTCCAAATAACTTTGAAGCAACTCGCTATCACTCTTTGGCAGTTGACAGAGAAACACTGCCCGATGTATTAGAGATCTCCGCAGAGAGTGAAGATGAAGACATTATGGGAGTGAGGCACAGATATGATTTAACAGAGGGGATTCAGGTTCATCCTGAGTCTATTCTCACTCAGGAAGGGAAAAAGATTCTAAAAAACTTTCTGGAGTTTAAATATATGAAACAAGCGGAAGGGTCTCTAATTAAAGAGGCCATTAAAACTGTTATTGCCAAGGGTGATTTGAGTGAGGATGTGGCTGTTCCTGTTATAAACGAGATAATGGAAGGGAATGCAACAGAGGCTCAGATAGCCTCCTTTATCACTGCATTAAGATTGAAGGGAGAGACAATAGAAGAGATCACAGCTTTTGCGAAGGTTATGAGGGAAAAATCTATTAAAATAGAGTCAGCATCACAGGATTTTGTTGACACCTGCGGTACAGGCGGCGATGAATCCGGAAGTTTTAATATATCTACAGCCGCCGCTTTTGTCGCAGCAGGATCAGGGGTGAGGGTTGCAAAGCATGGCAATAGAAGCGTATCCAGCAAGGCTGGAAGCGCTGATCTACTTGAGGAGGGCTTTAACATAAAAATCGACTTGTCTCCTCATGATATAGCAAAATGCATAGACGAGGTGGGTATTGGTTTTCTCTTTGCCCCAAAGCTTCATCCAGCGATGAAGTATGCCATAGGGCCAAGAAGAGAGATAGGGATTAGGACTGTTTTTAACATTCTAGGACCATTAACAAACCCAGCCAGGGCATCCTATCAGATGATGGGTGTTTATAGCCAGGATCTCGTGGAGAAGCTTGCCAGTGTATTAAAGAATCTTGGACTAAAAAGGGGTTTTGTTGTATCATCCGATGATGGACTGGATGAGGTTTCAATCTCCTCTCCTACATTGGTTGCTCACATAGATGAGAATGGAGTTGATATGAATAGATTTTCACCTGAGGATGTTGGATATACTTTTGACGACATAGGTTCCATTAAGGGTGGAAATGCCCTTGATAATGCAAATATTATACGAAAAATCCTAAAGGGAGAAAGGGATTCCCGTCGTAATATTGTATGCCTCAACGCTGGTTTTGCAATTGCTGCATGCAAGAACATCCCAATTCCGGAAGGAGTTAAGATGGCTGAGGAGGCAATAGATTCAGGCAGTGCCTTGAAAAAATTAGAGGAGCTTGTTGAGTTTACAAATAGCCTGAACCTGTAG
- the tadA gene encoding tRNA adenosine(34) deaminase TadA yields the protein MLEKNAFMQIALEEAKRAFNKGEIPVGAVIVNDGVVISSAHNENRSKNNPVSHAEIISIEQASAVLKNERLVDCDLYVTKEPCAMCAGAIIHARLRRIIIGVEDQKYGACGSVLSVCGNNKLNHIPEIEIGILREEALSLLTAFFKNLREGAQI from the coding sequence ATGTTAGAGAAAAATGCATTCATGCAGATAGCATTAGAGGAGGCAAAAAGAGCCTTTAATAAGGGAGAGATTCCCGTTGGAGCAGTAATCGTAAATGATGGGGTTGTGATTTCTTCAGCACATAACGAGAATCGGTCGAAGAATAATCCAGTAAGTCATGCTGAGATCATCTCAATCGAACAAGCATCAGCAGTTCTTAAAAACGAGAGATTAGTTGATTGTGATCTATATGTCACAAAGGAACCATGTGCAATGTGTGCAGGCGCAATTATACACGCCAGATTAAGAAGGATTATTATCGGTGTGGAGGATCAAAAATACGGAGCCTGCGGTTCGGTTTTATCTGTATGTGGGAATAATAAATTAAATCATATTCCAGAGATAGAAATCGGTATCCTTAGAGAAGAGGCATTGTCCTTATTAACAGCTTTTTTTAAAAATCTTAGAGAGGGAGCGCAAATATGA
- a CDS encoding MaoC/PaaZ C-terminal domain-containing protein, translating to MPLNEEVIGREYSSDDAVEITAHESIYYALAYNEDNDAYFDNRREGGIITPPMYAVNYTGGGMGQVLMDPDTGMNFGAMVHYSQEFEWFIPVKPGDKIKSSAKITHIDVREKGSILGCEISGVNQNGETVTKAKAEFFDRSAGSGKPDERVMDPEPGKILWTQDMKVRNGQTYIYAEPSGDHNIIHIDDNVAKQVGLPGIILQGLCTMAFAHKTVVDNLTGPERDPLKVRKLKVQFSRPVLPGQTITYQGYEIGDEDSGKKYGIIAQNNEGKHVLRSSYCIIK from the coding sequence ATGCCATTAAATGAAGAGGTAATAGGAAGGGAATATTCTTCAGATGATGCTGTAGAGATAACAGCTCATGAGAGCATATATTATGCTCTTGCTTATAATGAGGATAATGATGCCTATTTCGATAATAGGAGGGAGGGAGGGATAATCACACCTCCTATGTATGCGGTTAATTATACTGGGGGTGGTATGGGCCAGGTCCTAATGGATCCGGATACAGGAATGAATTTTGGGGCTATGGTTCATTATTCTCAGGAGTTTGAATGGTTTATTCCCGTAAAACCGGGTGATAAGATTAAATCATCAGCCAAGATAACTCATATTGATGTCAGGGAGAAGGGAAGCATCCTTGGTTGTGAAATTAGTGGAGTAAATCAAAATGGAGAGACTGTAACAAAAGCAAAGGCTGAGTTTTTCGATAGGAGCGCAGGGTCAGGAAAACCTGATGAAAGGGTAATGGATCCAGAGCCTGGAAAAATACTCTGGACACAGGATATGAAGGTGCGAAATGGGCAAACCTATATTTATGCAGAGCCATCAGGAGATCATAATATTATTCATATTGATGACAATGTTGCTAAACAGGTTGGCCTTCCAGGAATCATTCTTCAAGGACTCTGTACCATGGCCTTTGCGCATAAGACTGTGGTAGACAATCTTACAGGTCCGGAGAGGGATCCATTAAAGGTAAGAAAGCTAAAGGTACAATTTTCGCGTCCTGTGCTTCCTGGTCAGACTATCACCTATCAGGGGTATGAGATTGGAGATGAGGACAGCGGGAAAAAATATGGTATCATTGCCCAAAACAATGAAGGCAAACATGTTCTTCGTAGTTCATATTGTATTATTAAATAG